AGTTGTCAAAGAGCGTCGCGGCGCTGCTGGCGGGCGATTCCGGGGCGGAGCAGTCTGAACCGGTTTCGACGCGACCGCCGGTCGCGTCGGATGCACCGATAGTCCCGGTTCCGGCGCGACCGCCAGTCGCGTCGGATGCACCGATAATCCACGTCGTGGACGATGACAGCGATGTCTGCGACGCCATTCGCAGCGTTCTTGAACTGGCGGGCCAGACGGTCGAGATCTATTCCAGTAGCGAAGACTTTCTCTCCGCCTATAAGCCCGGTGGCGACGCATGTCTGCTGATAGACATCCTGCTGCCCGGCATGCAGGGGATCGACCTGCTGCAAAAGCTGCGCACCGAAAGCAACAACGTTCCCGCCATCGTGATTACCGGTAACGGCGATGTCGCAACGGCGGTTCGGGCGATGAAGGCGGGAGCCCAGGACTTTATCGAAAAGCCGATAAGCGGCGAGGAATTACTGGCGAGCATCGAGCGCGCGCGCGGGATGCACCGTGGTACAGCCGCTGCGTCGGTCTGGCGGGAAAAAGCGGCGCGGAAGATTATCGGTCTTACGTCGCGGCAGCGCCAGATCATGGATCTCGTGCTTGCCGGGCACCCGAACAAGAACATCGCCGCGGATCTGGGCATCAGCCAGCGCACGGTGGAAAACCATCGCGCCGCCGTCATGAAAAGGACCGGCGCCAGGTCGCTGCCGGCACTGGCGCGAATGGCGGTCGCCGCTTCAGGCCATCCGGACGACGAATCGTCGTCCGGGGCGTAGCAGGGATACGGCTGCCCAATAGGTATTATCCGAACCTGCCGCGATAGCGGCTAAGCCTGTTATGCTGCCTTTCAGACATTGGTTCAGAGCCGCTACCGAGCGATGCAGACGCAAGTGTCAGAAACCGACCCCTGCAAATCGGGAGGAACGTAGCGAACGGGATCACGTGCTGTCATCGGCGATCAGCCGGCATTGTAACGGGGGACAACGCCGTGGAGTGGAGTCCGGCTGAAAACAGGTATTACAGGACGGTGTCTCGCTACGGTGCGGGAAGCGGGAACAGGCCCAACCGGGTGGTGTTCCACGTGAACGCCGGGAAAGGACCGAACCGAAAATGCGGGATCGCTGGTCTGTACGATTGGCCTGGACGGTCTGGATTGTCGCTTCCCTTGCGATCTGGGGTGCGATCTTCGCTGTTCTCGCGTTCCTTGCCTGTCACGATGAAAATATTGCCGTGGGCGCCATCCCGCCCGCAATCGTCAATCCCAGCCTCGAGCCGAACGGAGGCGGTTCATATGTCAATCGCATCAACGGGTGGACGGAAACAGCGACCTTTCGAGGCCACGCCGACCGCTGCCACCTTCTTACAGCAGAGAGCCCATGTCATGTCACAGGTTAAATCGGTTTCAGGACCTCAAGTTAAAGTTTCACGGAGTGGCCAGATCCTTGCGGCTTTGTGTCTGGCTTTCTTCCTTCCGTTGCTGTTGCTGATCGCAATTCTGATCAAATGCGGATCCCCGGGGCCGGCGTTGCTGAAGCGCGACAGGGCTGACCGGGATGGCGATTCGGTTATGTATTGGGAGTTTCGCATGGTCGCCATCAACGCGCGAAACGGCGACAATACAATACGCTCCTGTCCGCCGTATACGGCGTTGGGCGCTTTTCTGGGCCGGACCCGGCTGGGGCAGATACCCGCACTTCTGAATGTATTGCGCGGTGAGGCGTCATGGGATGCATTGCTCGATTGAATCCGATCAATATCGATCTTCGTTAAACAGTAGCAAGTATTATTCCGCCCCGCTACGGTACTTCCTGCGGCTTCGCATCGAAGAGGAACTGGCGCATGACGGACGACCCCATTGACCTGGATACGCGCCGCGGCAGGAACGCCCAGAAAGCAACCGAAGACCGTCGCCAGCATCTGCGAAGGTTCAAGGACGACCAGATTGCCCTGCGACGTCAACAGGAAGAACTCGAACAGCTTCTTCTGGCCGCGCCGGCCGAATCGTGGGCGGAAGCCGCAGCCAAGGCGCAGTATCTCATTCAGCTTTACGCCGCCACAACAGAGGCACAGGAACCGCGCCGGAAACAATTGATCGCCCTGGCTCTTGCGGACCTTGACCGCTTATGCGACCTCGCCAGGGAAGATACATGATCGGCATCAATGCGCCCATCGGGATTCTCCCGCCGCGAAACCGCCGCTGGTTTCACTGACAATCCGTCACGGGACGCCTGACGATACCGGCCGCAGGCATGCCCGGGGCCGCATCGGCCATGCCGGTTCCGTTTCAATCTGGGTAGTTTCCGAGCCTGATGCCGTGGTTGGAATAATTCTAGTCTTCACCAATTCCGATGCAATTGGAAACCCTGACCGAACACGCATTGCCCAATAATCATTCCAGACTGCGGGAATTCCAGTCGGGATATGGCGATGCAAGAAAGTTCTGGAAACAGGCCATGAAATGCAGAATTGGGGCAAGCAATGAACGAAGTCGTACAGCATATCGAAAATCACATTCCCGCTCTACGACGATATGCGCTGGTCCTGTCGCGCGATGCGACAGACGCGGATGACCTGGTTCAGAATTGCCTCCTGCGTGCATTGAGCAAGGCGCATCTCTACAAGTGCGGCACCAACCTTCGCGCCTGGCTTCTTACAATCCTGCACAATCTTTATATGAGCGAGGTTCGTCGCAACGCGAAATGGAAACGGCCTGCAAACCCCGAGGGCGCGCTGGAAAAGTTGTCCGTACCGGCTTCCCAGCCGTCAGCAGTCATGTTACGCGCCGTCGCTCGGGCCATGATGGCATTGCCCGATCAACAGCGGAAGATCCTGTACCGCATCGGCGTGGACGGAGAATCCTACAAGGAAGTGGCCAAACAGTTCGATCTTCCGGTAGGCACCGTCAAATCCGGTTGTTACCGGGCACGAACGACGCTGCTGTTTATCCTGAGCAAAGGCGAGGACAGCCACACAGCGTCTGACTGTTGGCGCGACAATACACAATGAATGGCGCATGACGGTACAATGCGCCGCTGGAAGGTTCCGCCAGGATCCTTGCTTGAGCTTGGAGAACATCTCCTCGATGGGGGTCAGGTCGGGTGAGTAGGGCGGCAGGAAGAACAGCCTGACCCGCCGCCTTGAGGCGTTCGCGCACTTGGCTTCCCCTTGTGGCTGCCGAGATTGACGACGACGATGGCGCCCGGCTCCAGCTCGGGGATCAGGCACTGCTTGACCCACGCGGTGAAGCTGTCGCCGTTGATCGGCCCGTCGAGCACGCAAGGCGCGACGATGCCGTCGTGCCACAGGCCGGCGATGAAGGTCACCGTTTTCCAGTAGCCGTGCGGTATCTTGTCGATCAACGGCTGGCCCCTGGTGTTCCAGCCATGCGTGCGCGTCATTTTGGTCTTGGCCCGGAGCCTGCCCTCGGGCTCGACCCGAGGGTCTCGTCAATGAAGACCATGCGCCTCGGGTCTATCCGCCGCTGGCGCCAAAACCAGCGGGATCGCCTGCGCGCGAACTTCCGCCGGATATCGTGTCGATTGTGTTCCCATGATAGCTCCTTCTTCTCACAAGTCGGAACCTCCGGGAAACCCGGGGCGGTTCAGTGGCCACCGGCCCGGAAGCACCCGCATCATCTTTCTCCAATGATGTGGTCCTGGAAACATGCAAGGGTATCGGTGAGCCATGCCTGCGGGTCGACACCGTTGACCTTGGCGGTTTCGATCAGGGAATAGGCGATGGAGGCTGATTTGCCGAAGGGCATCCGGATGCGCAGCAGCAAGACGATACATGTGATCTCCGCGCATGCGGAAGGCGAAGTGGGCGATGTGATCGTGGGCGGGGTCGCGCCACCCCCGGGGAATACGGTGTGGGCGCAAAGCCGGTGGATCGCCCGCGATGGGCGGTTGCGGAACTTCATGCTCAACGAACCCCGCGGCGGCGTCTTTCGCCATGTCAATCTGCTGGTGCCGCCGAAAGACCCCGCCGCCGATGCCGCCTTCATCATCATGGAGCCCGAGGACACGCCGCCGATGTCGGGCTCCAACGCGATCTGCGTTGCGACCGTGCTGCTCGATTCCGGGATCCTGCCTATGCAGGAGCCGGTGACCGAACTGACGCTCGAGGCGCCGGGCGGCCTGGTGAAGGTACGCGCCGAATGCGCGAACGGCAAGGCGGAGCGGATATTCGTGCAGAACCTGCCGAGCTTCGCTGCGCGGCTGGATGCGCCGCTTGAGGTCGCGGGCCTCAAGACGCTGACCGTCGATACGGCGTTTGGCGGTGACAGTTTCGTCATCGTCGATGCCGCGGCATTCGGCCTGTCGCTCACCGCCGACGAGGCACATGACATTGCGACGCTCGGCGTGCGTATAACAAAAGCGGCCAGCGGATTGCTGGGTTTTCATCACCCGGAATATCCGGACTGGCGACATATCTCGTTCTGTCTTTTTGCGGGTCCGGTCGACAAGGTGCCGGACGGATTGCGCGCGCGCGCCGCGGTTGCGATCCGCCCCGGCAAGGTAGACCGCTCGCCGACCGGCACCGCACTTTCGGCGCGCATGGCCGTACTTCATGCGCGCGGGCAGATGAAAGCCGGTGACCGGCTGACGGCCGTATCGCTGATCGATTCCACGTTCGACGGGCGGATACTTGGTGACGCATCAATTGGCGGCAGACCGGCGATATTTCCGGAAATTTCAGGCCGCGGCTGGATTACCGGCGTGCATCAGCACATGCTCGATCCCGCCGATCCCTGGCCGGAGGGCTATAGGCTGGCCGATACCTGGGGCGCCAGATAGCCGCCCGCGGGCTGCGCATAAACAGGCATCCGCGAATACATGGCCGCCTGTTTCATAATAATTCGTACTCTCAGCGCAACGCACGGCCTGCGCTGCGCGGGCCCGCAACCAGCCAGATGAGAAGTCCGACAACAGGCAGAACGATAATCAGGACAATCCACAAAACCTTGCCGCCGGTTGACGCACCGCTCTGGACAACGTGTACGATCGCAAAAATATCAGCAATCAGGATAATAAGTCCCAATAATCCGCCAACTTCTATACCCATATTTGCGCTCCTGAAGTGAAAAACGCCACGCGTCATCGGAGACCAATGCTGCCGTCCGGCACGTCTGCTTCAATAACGCGCGCGGTGGCGACTGGTTCCCTGCGCGAGGCGGAGTCGGGATTCGGTATCGTCGATGTCGACGTGAACGGCATCGCGTCGTCAGTCGATGAGTTCCAGTTCCACGAGTATCGGAAAGTGGTCCGAGCCGATCGCCTGCAGGCGCTCAATGTGGACCAGCGCGAAATGTTCGCTGTGGAAGACATGGTCGAGCGGCCAGCGCATGAACGGTATGCGGGCGTGAAAGCTGTTGTACAGGCCGCGGCCGCGTCGCGGATCCAGCAGCTCGCTCGACTTGCGAAAGGCGCGCGTCGTTCGTGACCAGGCGACATCATTAAGGTCCCCGATAACGATAATCGGCGCATTGATCTCCGCACAGGCTTTCGCAACGATGGACAATTCCTGGTCCCGTTCCGTCGACTCTTCATTTTCCGTTGGGCTGGGCGGTGCGGGGTGAAGACAGAACAGATGAACCCGGTGTCCCGATTGCAAAACGACCAGCGCCTGTATCGAAGGCACATCGGGTTCGACCAGAAAGCGGATTTGCGATTGTTCGATGGGGAGCCGTGAAAACAGGTGCATCCCGTATGTGTTTTCTTGCGCGTAGCGAAACCCGTGCGGTCTAACCTTCGATATCGGCGCCAGCTGTTCTTCCCACCAGCGGTTGGATTCCAGCGTGAGTACGATATCGGGATTCTGACGGCAAATAATGGCGAGCAGAGCCGGCGAATTGCGGTTCGTCATTTCGACATTTGAAATCAGCATACGCAGACGCCGGGCCGGACAGTTACCGGTAATTCTGGGCACCTCGGTGCGCCAGAGCGGCGTATAAGGCACGATTCGGACTCCATGCCACACGAGACAGATTGCTGAAATGGCGACCAGCGCCATTGCTGGCGGCTGCGACAGGTCGAGCCAGACAAATTCGAGGCAAATCAGGAACAGCGCTGCCGTTGCCAATTGCAGCCTGGGAAAGTCCCAAATTCGAACCCACCACTTCCGGTTCCGCGAGAACGGCGCCAGTGTCAGCAGGACAAGCGGGGCAGTTACGGCAGCGAACGCCCATTGATAAAATGACATTGGTATCTTTTCTGACCTTCTTGTGATCCCGTCGACCCTGTGATGCCGTAGCCCACTCCACCGCGACACTTCTGCTAGCGGCGTCAAGTCGGCCGGGCAAGGGGGGCCCTTTCTTCATATTCCGGCTCCGGTCTGTCTTTCTTGCGATCGCGCATGATCACTATGAGATGCCGGGCAACTGTCGTCAGGACAACCAGGATGGGCACGGCAAGCAGCGCGCCCGCCATCCCCCAGACCCAGGTCCAAAGCAGCATCGAAAGAAAAATGGCTATCGGGCTGACGGTGAGGTGGCGCCCCACCACCGCGGGCGTAATGAAATAGCCTTCGACGATAGTCAACCCGCCATATAGCGCCGGCGGCGCCACGAAGTGCCACCAGTGATCGAAGGTCAGGAGGGAAACCATTGCGATGCATCCAAAGACAATCAGCGGGCCGACAAACGGCATGAAGCCAAATACCGTTGCCATGCATCCCCACAGGATCGGGTTCGGCATGTTGAGGAAATACATTCCCAGCGTCGTCACGACGCCCAGGGAAACATAAATGGCGGCGCTGATCTGCAGGAACCGGGTTATCGTTCGCTGAACGGATTCGAATATTTCCTCGACAGATTCGCGGTGTTTGCGCAGGGGCAGATTTCGAATGACGTTTCTGGTTTTTTCGTTGTCCTGGGCCAGGAAAAAAAATGTCAGGGCGAATACGATGAGGACCTGAACAACGGTAAGCCATGTCGTCTCGAATATCCGGCTGAGCAGCGACCGCTCCTTGACCGTGACTTCTGGTTTTTCGGTGGAGGCCGTGTCTCCGTCTGCCAGATCCTGAATCTTTTCCGTGGCGACCTTGGCCTGCTCAATCGAGCGCGTGACCGGCCAGAGCTTGGCTTCAAGTTCGCGCTGTATGCTTGGAAGCCGTTGCAGCCATTGCTCGGCCGGCGTCGACAGTTGCGCCATTGCCCCGGTAAGAAGCGAGAACAGCCCGATCACGACGACCAGCGCGGCGATCGCCCGGGGAATGCCGAGGCGTTTCATGGCTTGCACCAGAGGGTGCATCATAATACTCAGAAAAATGGCGAAAAGAATTGGCAGAAACAGGCCGGCGGCGAAATAGGCTGTATACAGGAATGCAAGGAGCGCCATGCCGGTTATGGAAACAGGCGTTGTACCGCGCAACACATCCATAACTTCCGCGACGGAAAGACCATCCGGCACAGGATCTTTCCGTGCGGTGTCCGCATCGCTGGCGTCATCGTCGTGCATGCTGGCCCCATGAAAGCAGCGTAGTAACGCTACCGGAGAGATTGGGTTCCCGGATTTCGATGCGGCGGCCTATTCCCGCGGCGCGTCCGGGGTGAGCAGATCGCCTTCCGGCATTTCGGCGCGCTCCTGAGCCACCTCGCGTTCGACATGGGTATTGCGGGAAAGGTCGACTTCGCTGTCGTCTGCGGCGGATAGCGGCTGAGCTTTCGCTGCCGCGGCGCGCCCGGCCGGAATTTCGCCGGTTTCCATGATCTTCAAACGGTAGATCGGTTCGGGCAAATCGAAATCCGCGGCTTCAAAGGCGCCCTTGACCCGCCGGATGGCTTCGCCGCGAACTTTCGGCAGGGAGAATTCCCGTTGGTCGATCCAGCCGACCACTTTCAGAACGACGTTGGAATCGCCCAGTGCGTCGACCCAGGTATCGGGTTCCGGGTCGCGCAGCACGCTGGCCATCGAACGCAGTGTGTCCTGGGCAAGCCTGCGCGCCGCGACGATGTCCACATCGACGCCGATACCGATATCGAATTCGAAGCGCCGCTCCGGATTCCGGGAAAAGTTCACGACGGCGCTTTTGAAGACCTCGGCATTGGGGACCCGCACATGGTTACCATCCAGGGTCATCAGGATCGTGGCCCGGGACGTCAGACGGATCACATGGCCTTCATACGCCAGAACCCGGATGTGATCGAATGGCGAAAAGGGTTGCCGCAGGCTGAGCAGCAGGCCGGCGACATAATTCTCGATCGTCTCCTTGAGGGCAAAGCCCAGAACGATTCCGGTAATGCCGGCCGCGCCAAGAACGGCGCCGATCAGCGACGTGGCGTCCAGAACTTCCAGAGCAAGTATCAGTCCGACGATCACGATGACCCCGCGGATGGACTGGGCCAGCAACTGTCTCTGAAACGGGTTCGTCGTCAGACGATTGAGGGCCTGGATCCGTCGGTACGCGAATTTTGACAGCGCCAGAAAGATGAAAAATATTGCTGCCGCAATGATGAACAGCGGTATCGATACCAGCAGGCCATTCAGACGTTGCTGAAGGCGATCGTATATGGCCGTACCGCGATCCCGGAGTTCGCGGGAGAGGGCAATATCGTTTCTGATGCCGTTGATGTTGCCGAATTGTGAGGCGACGGCTTCAGCTTCCCGTCTGTCGACCGCCGACGCGACTTCCCCGCCAAGGGTAACAACTCCGGATTGAACGTCGACGGTTACATGCTCGAACTTCCGGAAGGTTTGCAGGATGCCGGCGATTGTCTTTTGTGTTGCGGAATCGGACTCAACGGCGTGCTGACCTATCGCCGGCGCCCCCGTTCCCGCGGCATCGTTTGCGGCTGGTTGAGCCAGTGAAGCGAACGTACCGGTAAAAATCAGAAATGCGCCCACGAGGACTGAAAACAGCGTGCCTGAACAGCGCGTGACGGTCCGCGACAGAGCCGACATCCTATCCGGTTCCGGGCGGGGTCACGGGTCGTCGTTCGGACGCAACAGGCCGACGATTGCCCCTATGGCGACGGCGGTGAGGATGGCGGTAAGCGGGCTGTCCCGCACTTGTACCCGGGCCTCGTGTGTTGCAAGGCTGGTTGCGTCCTCCGCCTGCCGCGCAAGATCCGGCGGCGTCTCAAGTGTCGGGTTCGCACTCTGGCGATTCCCCGACCGGGCGGCGGCGATAACGATGCCGCCGACAAGCAGGAGTATGGCCGCCATGATCAGGGCCGCCTGATAATCGGGCATTTCGATCGACAGTCGCAGGTAGCCCGCCGCGACCAGGAAACCGGCGCCTCCCAATATGACAAGCCCGCCGCAAAGCCCCATCACCGCCGCCCGGATCCGGCGGCGAACGGCGCTTCGGACACGATCCTGCATCCCGCCGAGCGAGCCGATCATTCCTGTAAGGTTCATGCAACCTCCCCGTCCGGCCGTATTATCGCTTGCGCAGCAATTGTGCGAGCAACAGGCCGGCGCCGAACGCGACGACCAGGCTTTGCAGCGGCTTGTCCCGCACCGTGTTTTCAACCGCTTCGGCGGACTGCCTGCCCTTGACGCCGATTTCGTTGGCGGCGTTACGCGCACCATTGC
The sequence above is drawn from the Alphaproteobacteria bacterium genome and encodes:
- a CDS encoding response regulator codes for the protein MHSDPRLLEQMMRNLLSNAMKYTRNGKVLLGCRRHSTTLSIEVLDTGIGIAESDLKAIFEEYHQVDNEARERSRGLGLGLAIVQRLGNLLGHELRVRSLPGKGSVFTIDVAMATEGTVLPRRGEAPDEAVPEKIARTATILVIEDDPDVRELLELLLKSEGYRAILAEDGAAALALPMHAADRPDLILADFNLPGGLNGIEVATALREKINKNIPAIVLTGDISIAALKEISRHNCLYASKPVKARELSKSVAALLAGDSGAEQSEPVSTRPPVASDAPIVPVPARPPVASDAPIIHVVDDDSDVCDAIRSVLELAGQTVEIYSSSEDFLSAYKPGGDACLLIDILLPGMQGIDLLQKLRTESNNVPAIVITGNGDVATAVRAMKAGAQDFIEKPISGEELLASIERARGMHRGTAAASVWREKAARKIIGLTSRQRQIMDLVLAGHPNKNIAADLGISQRTVENHRAAVMKRTGARSLPALARMAVAASGHPDDESSSGA
- a CDS encoding sugar transferase, translating into MSIASTGGRKQRPFEATPTAATFLQQRAHVMSQVKSVSGPQVKVSRSGQILAALCLAFFLPLLLLIAILIKCGSPGPALLKRDRADRDGDSVMYWEFRMVAINARNGDNTIRSCPPYTALGAFLGRTRLGQIPALLNVLRGEASWDALLD
- a CDS encoding sigma-70 family RNA polymerase sigma factor; amino-acid sequence: MNEVVQHIENHIPALRRYALVLSRDATDADDLVQNCLLRALSKAHLYKCGTNLRAWLLTILHNLYMSEVRRNAKWKRPANPEGALEKLSVPASQPSAVMLRAVARAMMALPDQQRKILYRIGVDGESYKEVAKQFDLPVGTVKSGCYRARTTLLFILSKGEDSHTASDCWRDNTQ
- a CDS encoding proline racemase family protein — its product is MRSSKTIHVISAHAEGEVGDVIVGGVAPPPGNTVWAQSRWIARDGRLRNFMLNEPRGGVFRHVNLLVPPKDPAADAAFIIMEPEDTPPMSGSNAICVATVLLDSGILPMQEPVTELTLEAPGGLVKVRAECANGKAERIFVQNLPSFAARLDAPLEVAGLKTLTVDTAFGGDSFVIVDAAAFGLSLTADEAHDIATLGVRITKAASGLLGFHHPEYPDWRHISFCLFAGPVDKVPDGLRARAAVAIRPGKVDRSPTGTALSARMAVLHARGQMKAGDRLTAVSLIDSTFDGRILGDASIGGRPAIFPEISGRGWITGVHQHMLDPADPWPEGYRLADTWGAR
- a CDS encoding PLD nuclease N-terminal domain-containing protein; amino-acid sequence: MGIEVGGLLGLIILIADIFAIVHVVQSGASTGGKVLWIVLIIVLPVVGLLIWLVAGPRSAGRALR
- a CDS encoding endonuclease/exonuclease/phosphatase family protein, with translation MSFYQWAFAAVTAPLVLLTLAPFSRNRKWWVRIWDFPRLQLATAALFLICLEFVWLDLSQPPAMALVAISAICLVWHGVRIVPYTPLWRTEVPRITGNCPARRLRMLISNVEMTNRNSPALLAIICRQNPDIVLTLESNRWWEEQLAPISKVRPHGFRYAQENTYGMHLFSRLPIEQSQIRFLVEPDVPSIQALVVLQSGHRVHLFCLHPAPPSPTENEESTERDQELSIVAKACAEINAPIIVIGDLNDVAWSRTTRAFRKSSELLDPRRGRGLYNSFHARIPFMRWPLDHVFHSEHFALVHIERLQAIGSDHFPILVELELID
- a CDS encoding AI-2E family transporter is translated as MHDDDASDADTARKDPVPDGLSVAEVMDVLRGTTPVSITGMALLAFLYTAYFAAGLFLPILFAIFLSIMMHPLVQAMKRLGIPRAIAALVVVIGLFSLLTGAMAQLSTPAEQWLQRLPSIQRELEAKLWPVTRSIEQAKVATEKIQDLADGDTASTEKPEVTVKERSLLSRIFETTWLTVVQVLIVFALTFFFLAQDNEKTRNVIRNLPLRKHRESVEEIFESVQRTITRFLQISAAIYVSLGVVTTLGMYFLNMPNPILWGCMATVFGFMPFVGPLIVFGCIAMVSLLTFDHWWHFVAPPALYGGLTIVEGYFITPAVVGRHLTVSPIAIFLSMLLWTWVWGMAGALLAVPILVVLTTVARHLIVIMRDRKKDRPEPEYEERAPLARPT
- a CDS encoding mechanosensitive ion channel family protein; the protein is MSALSRTVTRCSGTLFSVLVGAFLIFTGTFASLAQPAANDAAGTGAPAIGQHAVESDSATQKTIAGILQTFRKFEHVTVDVQSGVVTLGGEVASAVDRREAEAVASQFGNINGIRNDIALSRELRDRGTAIYDRLQQRLNGLLVSIPLFIIAAAIFFIFLALSKFAYRRIQALNRLTTNPFQRQLLAQSIRGVIVIVGLILALEVLDATSLIGAVLGAAGITGIVLGFALKETIENYVAGLLLSLRQPFSPFDHIRVLAYEGHVIRLTSRATILMTLDGNHVRVPNAEVFKSAVVNFSRNPERRFEFDIGIGVDVDIVAARRLAQDTLRSMASVLRDPEPDTWVDALGDSNVVLKVVGWIDQREFSLPKVRGEAIRRVKGAFEAADFDLPEPIYRLKIMETGEIPAGRAAAAKAQPLSAADDSEVDLSRNTHVEREVAQERAEMPEGDLLTPDAPRE
- a CDS encoding phage holin family protein, with the translated sequence MNLTGMIGSLGGMQDRVRSAVRRRIRAAVMGLCGGLVILGGAGFLVAAGYLRLSIEMPDYQAALIMAAILLLVGGIVIAAARSGNRQSANPTLETPPDLARQAEDATSLATHEARVQVRDSPLTAILTAVAIGAIVGLLRPNDDP